The sequence below is a genomic window from Oxobacter pfennigii.
ATTGTTGAGCCCAATAAGCCAAATGCCAAGAAATGAAGCGATTGAGAGAACCGAACCGAAGATAAGTGCGCCCTTCTTGCCAAGCTTCTTGGCTATAGGCGGTGCGATAAGGCTGAACAAAAATCCCGCTATGCCTTGAACTGTAAGGAGCAGGGTCATTACCGAGAACTGCCCTGTAACGACTCTGAAATAATAAGCCAAAAGCGGGGTATATATCTGTGTTCCTACAGTCGTTGCTGTCGTCAATAAAAACATAACGATCATCTGTTTGTTGTCAATAAGGGATTTGAACATCTGAGCTACAGAAGGAGCCTTGGCAACCTCGGCGCGCTCTCTGGGTAAATCGTATCTTTTCATAACCGGGAAGAGCGTAAAGAAGCTTAAGCCCAAAAATACAATACCAAATGTAAGAACCATAACGGCATAGCCGTTAGCTTCGCCAAATTGTTTTCCGAAAAACTGTATCAGCGGAATTGTTGTCGCACCCGATATAATGGTAACAGCAGCAGCTATTTGAGCCTGACGGGCATTCAGGCGTTTTCTGTCATCCATTGAAGTGCCGGCCATCCTTTGCATAATGCCGCCCTGGGCCGTTGCGCGGAAATTCATTCCGAAGTGCAGTGTGCAATAGAAGACAGAGACGAATAGCAATCTTGCCAATGGTGAAGGAATGATTCCTGTGGTATTGACGAGCTGCAGCAATGAACCGAAAAATAAAGTGTAAGTAGTCCATCTCATCCATAAAGCGTACTTGCCGTGTTTCTCGCTGGGAGTTTTCTCTATGATGCTGCCGGCAAAGATAGACACGACATAATCCAGTAATTTTGTGACAAGCATTGCCGTGCCCATTGCGGCAGGGCTGATGCCTAA
It includes:
- a CDS encoding MFS transporter; the encoded protein is MEKNKLKESEIIAYALPGAVSAMVHQPPVQYGMMFMTDYLGISPAAMGTAMLVTKLLDYVVSIFAGSIIEKTPSEKHGKYALWMRWTTYTLFFGSLLQLVNTTGIIPSPLARLLFVSVFYCTLHFGMNFRATAQGGIMQRMAGTSMDDRKRLNARQAQIAAAVTIISGATTIPLIQFFGKQFGEANGYAVMVLTFGIVFLGLSFFTLFPVMKRYDLPRERAEVAKAPSVAQMFKSLIDNKQMIVMFLLTTATTVGTQIYTPLLAYYFRVVTGQFSVMTLLLTVQGIAGFLFSLIAPPIAKKLGKKGALIFGSVLSIASFLGIWLIGLNNLWAMVVFACLARGAVSINACFRYNYYLDCGEYGYYTTGQDNRTMALTVMNWPTKIGFLAGGSAVGFGLALIGYTAGMEITPAFAGKFMALFGLVPAAFSIISLLLTIFGYKLTDEQAAFYAAENVKREAALKQA